One genomic region from Plasmodium chabaudi chabaudi strain AS genome assembly, chromosome: 7 encodes:
- a CDS encoding tubulin--tyrosine ligase, putative — protein sequence MNKFSKLFMNKNNNDVNDSQKNGELSKVIMSTMLKNSSNDEAKSSELKNITKNNIEMSKTVIQNINGKGNILLLNELNKPTHITNNSFMKHEKKASSVHGLMKANYDSRYVKSINSVYNNTYCMTNSYHLNNPYTFQNGKYGGSTHSANECNSYNCPIEKEHFRNVIKNTEKNITNKQKYIGSNYILGNNTNLTRKLPQNGRLYRENNRNNYGNEYHTDGNNMSIRKKNDDYKIGNNNFENNAIGLLPHAYVVNKNEEVYNNITKSGKSGRSLSQINHNEIKNGDQNMNVNSLYYIDQSNNNLADIVKKESSEKNIYYDKNSSTKNSFERKQCSNIIPPSASQVQIVKTRENILDPNSDKSSLKENSNFLIRTISHRNNRNMKVMETEKSNKDCLVTTINDQNLKNCLDKEIGEDIHVVRNGLKSYDIENRRNIRNNINEKNGCGIISNNGNESHALNVSNIKCTNIYGDKNQLPRSNLLMNNVGNRILNENDNRNFNKINKGNFFNNPSDKSSKFKGGLTNKMLYIEPIKDEIIYVNNLTNINVPHLNNLYEVEEIEKGKIKCNNSSAMEILNDKKNIDKKNGSIELSKHSQNLDMQHCYTYSTFVDKINGSYNYNNNYKTGKINQEVNNSNVYDKRENLNNNFYKENCNDGLKNGNTNGYENKSVSKDAVKKINYNGDNDANKPNNEFIKVKDYLNIHHIPANNEQGIKNNYKPNFHRIEDNAHLKGYYYDSNKGVYLMKSTMNFVKPQDTCSFISTSHVCNKIDENYNNINYNIGNVNHSTINLSDKFKSYQKKCANKPNTDIIGIKYSHLNRTNLNDPYINYNAKNLSISESQPYNKWNSINYDSNKDIRHIACANNIHYSNGNYNELAKNNNEENIYKIADDNLRSKEKTHELLHLTRDKNFMYSGDINKVKNEAKENRSIKITGGNEYEINNTVIGKDKIIETGLIPNNVFLENNINICHNSNTDIGKIIKNNKLSCNEANNVNKLYNAGLNNCQNERYSIGIKEGKKFTISQIKKNSKEALADSYKYHLNNMAAIEKSKINKKGELKINKWPSNEKGCDMYLKEASKNSLRNVNTEIENHKDTEGEREENEIENDGNELEIEKGKNMIILNKKFNYPFNDELYTSSIDNNKAEHESDIINVKCISYSEEIIHKKDGNNLIKDMQNKSNESHISLEKNAEIKKKEAVFNKQTNNNISGYSSSLDSKENYPKNSNTENFYKNGKIEKGNAVLEYNKKFNGNYMDIIKNDSCSRDSNDSSSNSGSELDKNDKDSDENNSESNQSDENDIYNCSSGDSNKYGNIFLPANDADIESKHSEVSEKLCSKKDIKTNLLKKKNNFPWNKDNIVKLNSKSKLLKMKNITINTKLARYERVLIHTCINKLNWKKCIDNTNKGILYWIGYNINDFDHYNYMKKKKIINRIPSLYMYTKKKALTFLLSHLSLIFPSLYDFYPNTFVLPENKEIIKYILNGNNKDYYIMKPDCGSMGIGVKIINKYSDININILNGYNCYIIQRYIDNPLLMYKKKFDFRIYILLLPGKNYPKIYISRVGFARLCTEEYKKKKQYICNTFVHLTNYSINKDNDKYVRKKNIHDKNNNKQLLSDVFIYLKNNGYDIDDIWKQIKKITCLTSLAIYSYIKEKIKNNFNNNFYFYQLIGLDILLDANGKAWLLEVNSNPSLRIDYIDPGYANFEIQLESMFDRYVKEPVISEMFLIIYKKIYQKYLRKRSKKGITNGVNTISTITTTNSNNNKVEKKGRQNITFNNNCSNNKKRGVKVNPQNNLPNNSIFSFHDKIIKGLTENKKKYDNKIINNHSHKEKFKFLLARSNKKKNNNNSGNLKSEINTTKHFPILGKSCIKSEYSIVSNSNRDNLEAENADNQLENKNLTNIDINNFIKKNNGAKKKKKLFLKKENMSNVDTCVDENDIGSFSLSSNVKNDVSKNENLMKEDKTEMENREVGKKEYEDSKIIKTNELNKNEKTKKEWNKNKNDDECVINDENCDRENILRKSIGCIKNKNNSYGGAEEYNKDNYTINFSDDNKEQHTKIINSGGVKMSQHNFKGNSNNNIPISQEIKRDDNSCDNSFHNYSNSCFCINEIHGCRNNSDEVENNEIVENSVHGDMTGNLSDDMVNNSGASYTSVDHGKVTRKDGLIESNILNNETYVQIDNQEDIQLDKFLNNDIEMCKSIYRNISDSIYKKKIENFIMIRSSLYKYMNCLNVLGIRYINNNEIRNIDELYNKNTPLDFKKTYTKVRKDILHPLKNNILEKNIYINLKKETSSYYKEMKIYNDCYMLFDFILKKYDNNAKKCNKRVEYYIDKNTFLCMCADMKINKIIENIEIPASTFNSLFEGNKSSHENEMYQIVSKIFKGKNADVDKSKKEKEQDGDFNIQKNCSNNSCLSNANNDGNDNSLNHYYKQNCKKEETKISKFSLLRSKRESLTKNNKSTKNNEKIGCKKNTTNKKIRNGKRSSNRNSFISDNNNHSSIVSNNNNDNNYYSSIFCPFSLVSTSTNLINFNMIGHNSMKYKSKKKKKMNIYDLEYLYTRQVFFSKYINKNQGLTLIDFFLLMQQIALLIFPYISQDYACNGIQSYNCILFDELNNGENNISGNETNVKGVNNIKKDGKSIKKKGENDQDNSNYLKKGNKSHITNLPKTSTKDGQEKSQIINEHLKEENDRTNYNSTHMEDKKKHNYTWHKNVCSNIYNLYGYVQININPAIKNMCMETFLNFVFNKYSISYP from the coding sequence atGAATAAGTTTAGTAAACTgtttatgaataaaaataacaatgatGTAAATGATTCGCAAAAAAATGGAGAACTGTCAAAAGTGATTATGTCCACAATGTTAAAGAACAGTTCTAATGATGAAGCTAAGAGTAGCGaattaaagaatataacaaaaaataatattgaaatgAGCAAAACAGtgatacaaaatataaatggaaaaggaaacatattattattaaacgAGCTAAATAAACCTACTCATATTACTAATAATAGTTTTATGAAACACGAGAAAAAAGCTAGCTCAGTTCATGGGCTAATGAAAGCCAATTATGATAGCAGATATGTAAAGAGCATTAATagtgtatataataacacTTATTGCATGACTAATTCATACCATTTGAATAATCCTTATACGTttcaaaatggaaaatatggGGGGAGTACGCATTCAGCAAATGAGTgtaattcatataattgtCCTATAGAAAAAGAGCATTTTCGAAATGTAATCAAGAATacggaaaaaaatatcacaAACAAGCAGAAATATATTGGAagcaattatatattaggaaataatacaaatttaacTAGGAAATTACCACAAAATGGAAGATTGTATCgtgaaaataatagaaaCAATTATGGAAATGAATATCATACTGatggaaataatatgtctattagaaaaaaaaatgatgattataaaattgggaacaataattttgaaaataatgcaaTAGGTTTATTACCTCATGCTTAtgttgtaaataaaaacgaagaagtatataataatattacgAAGAGTGGAAAATCAGGCCGATCATTAAGCCAAATTAAtcataatgaaataaaaaatggagaCCAAAACATGAATGTAAATAGTTTATACTACATCGATCAATCAAACAACAATTTAGCTgatattgtaaaaaaggaaagtagtgaaaaaaatatatactatgataaaaattccAGTACTAAAAATTCATTCGAAAGAAAACAATGCAGTAACATAATTCCACCTAGTGCATCCCAGGTACAAATTGTGAAAACGagagaaaatattttggaCCCCAATTCTGATAAGTCTagtttaaaagaaaattccAATTTTCTTATTAGAACGATTTCACATAGaaataatagaaatatGAAAGTTATGGAAACggaaaaaagtaataaagATTGCTTAGTAACAACTATTAATgatcaaaatttaaaaaactgTTTAGACAAAGAAATTGGAGAAGATATACATGTAGTTAGGAATGGATTAAAAAGCTATGACATAGAAAATAGAAGAAACATAAGAAATAATAtcaatgaaaaaaatggttGCGGtattatatcaaataatgGGAATGAAAGTCATGCATTGAATGTtagtaatataaaatgcactaatatatatggtGATAAAAATCAATTACCTAGGAGTAATTTGTTAATGAATAATGTGGGGAATAGAATATTAAATGAGAATGATAATAggaattttaataaaataaataagggGAATTTTTTCAACAATCCAAGTGATAAAAGTAGTAAATTTAAAGGTGGACTTACCAATAAGATGTTGTATATTGAGCCAATAAAagatgaaataatttatgttaataatttaacaaATATTAATGTGCCACATTTGAATAATTTGTATGAAGTTGAAGAAATCGAAAAGGGCAAAATAAAGTGTAACAACAGTAGTGCTATGGAAATATTAaacgataaaaaaaatatcgacaaaaaaaatggtagTATAGAACTAAGTAAGCATTCTCAAAACTTGGATATGCAACATTGTTATACTTACTCTACTTTTGtcgataaaataaatggaagCTATAATTACAATAATAACTATAAAACTGGAAAAATAAACCAGGAAgtaaataatagtaatgtTTACGACAAGAgggaaaatttaaataacaaCTTTTACAAAGAAAATTGCAACGATGGTttgaaaaatggaaatacgaatggatatgaaaataaaagtgtGAGTAAGGATGCTGTTAAGAAAATTAATTACAACGGAGATAATGATGCGAATAAgccaaataatgaatttattaaagtaaaagattatttgaatattcATCATATTCCAGCTAATAACGAGCAAGGTATAaagaataattataagCCTAATTTCCATCGCATTGAAGATAATGCACACCTTAAaggttattattatgatagCAATAAAGGGGTGTATTTAATGAAATCAACTATGAATTTCGTAAAACCACAAGATACTTGTAGTTTTATAAGCACATCTCATgtatgtaataaaatagatgaaaattataataacattAACTATAATATTGGAAATGTAAATCATAGCacaataaatttatcaGATAAATTCAAAAGCtaccaaaaaaaatgcgCTAATAAACCTAATACTGATATTATTGGAATAAAATACTCTCATTTAAATAgaacaaatttaaatgacccttatataaattataatgcaaaaaatttaagcATATCAGAATCCCAaccatataataaatggaattctataaattatgatagtaataaagatataagACATATTGCATGTGctaataatattcattattcGAATGGAAACTATAATGAATtagcaaaaaataataatgaagaaaatatttataaaatagcaGATGATAATCTTAGATCAAAGGAAAAGACGCATGAATTGTTACACCTAACTcgtgataaaaattttatgtacAGCGGAGATATTAACAAAGTTAAAAACGAAGCGAAGGAAAATCGAAGTATTAAAATAACTGGGGGGAatgaatatgaaataaataatacagtAATTGgaaaagataaaattatCGAAACTGGTTTAATCCCAAATAATGTCTTTCTAGaaaataacataaatatttgccACAATAGTAATACCGATATTggtaaaattataaaaaataacaaattatCATGTAATGAAGCTAATAAtgtaaacaaattatataatgcaGGATTAAATAATTGCCAAAATGAAAGATATTCTATAGGTATAAAAGAGGGAAAGAAATTTACTATTAgtcaaataaagaaaaatagtAAAGAAGCACTAGCCGATTCCTataaatatcatttaaataacaTGGCAGCAATCGAAAAAtcgaaaataaataaaaaaggggagcttaaaattaataaatggcCCTCAAATGAAAAGGGGTGTGATATGTATTTAAAGGAAGCaagtaaaaatagtttAAGAAATGTAAATACGGAAATAGAGAATCATAAAGACACGGAAGGTGAAAGAGAAGAGAACgaaattgaaaatgatgGAAATGAATTGGAAATCGAAAAaggtaaaaatatgataattttaaacaaaaagtTCAATTATCCATTTAATGATGAATTATACACATCCAGCATTGACAATAATAAAGCAGAACATGAAAGCGATATTATTAATGTAAAGTGTATTTCCTATTCTGaagaaataatacataaaaaagatggaaataatttaattaaggATATGCAAAATAAAAGCAACGAAAGCCATATATCTTTGGAGAAAAATgcagaaataaaaaaaaaagaagcaGTTTTTAATAagcaaacaaataataatataagcGGATATAGTTCTTCATTAGATTCTAAAGAGAATTATCCAAAGAATAGCAATACAgagaatttttataaaaatggaaaaatcgaaaaagGAAACGCTGTTttagaatataataaaaagtttaatGGAAACTATATggatattattaaaaatgatagtTGCAGCCGTGATAGTAATGATAGTAGTAGCAATAGTGGCAGTGAGCTTgacaaaaatgataaagataGCGACGAAAATAATAGCGAAAGTAACCAATCAGATGAAAATGACATATACAACTGTAGTAGTGGTGATAGCAACaaatatggaaatatatttttacccGCAAATGATGCAGATATCGAAAGTAAACATTCCGAAGTATCAGAAAAGTTATGTTCTAAAAaggatataaaaacaaatttgctaaaaaaaaaaaataattttccttggaataaagataatataGTTAAGTTAAATAGTAAGAGCAAActattgaaaatgaaaaatataacaataaatacaaaattagcTAGATATGAAAGAGTATTAATACACACAtgcattaataaattaaattggAAAAAGTGTAttgataatacaaataaaggAATATTGTATTGGATaggatataatataaatgattttgatcattataattatatgaaaaagaaaaaaataataaatagaaTACCgtctttatatatgtatactaAAAAGAAGGCGCTTACATTTTTGTTGTCTCATTTATCACTTATTTTTCCAAgtttatatgatttttatCCTAATACATTTGTCTTAcctgaaaataaagaaattataaaatatattttgaatgggaataataaagattattatattatgaagCCAGATTGTGGAAGTATGGGGATAGGGGTTAAAATaatcaataaatatagtgatattaatatcaatatattaaatggatacaattgttatataatacaaagGTACATAGATAATCCATTATTGatgtataaaaagaaatttgattttcgtatatatattttattattgccaggaaaaaattatcccaaaatatatatatctagaGTTGGTTTCGCAAGGCTATGTAcagaagaatataaaaaaaagaaacaatatatttgtaatacATTTGTGCACTTGACAAATtatagtataaataaagacaatgataaatatgtaagaaaaaagaatatacaTGATAAAAACAACAATAAACAACTGTTAAGTGAcgtatttatatacttaaaaaataatggttATGATATAGATGATATAtggaaacaaataaaaaaaataacatgtTTAACTTCGTTAgcaatatattcatatattaaggaaaaaattaaaaataattttaataataatttttatttctatcaATTAATTGGATTGGATATACTTTTAGACGCTAATGGAAAGGCGTGGTTGTTGGAAGTTAATTCGAATCCTTCTTTAAGGATAGATTATATAGACCCAGGGTATgcaaattttgaaatacAATTAGAAAGTATGTTTGATAGGTATGTAAAGGAACCTGTAATAAGTGAGatgtttttaataatatacaaaaaaatttaccaaaaatatttaagaaaaagaaGTAAAAAAGGGATTACAAATGGTGTAAATACTATTTCAACTATAACTACCactaatagtaataataataaagtagAGAAAAAAGGAAGACAGAACATTACATTCAACAATAATTGTAGcaacaataaaaaacgTGGGGTAAAAGTAAATCCACAAAATAACCTGCCtaataatagtatattTAGTTTccatgataaaataataaaagggCTAActgaaaacaaaaaaaagtatgataataagataataaataatcattctcataaagaaaaatttaaatttcttTTAGCTCGtagtaacaaaaaaaaaaataataataattctggaaatttaaaaagtgaAATAAACACAACCAAGCATTTTCCTATTCTTGGGAAAAGTTGCATAAAAAGTGAGTACTCGATTGTATCAAATAGTAATAGAGATAATTTGGAAGCGGAAAATGCAGATAATcaattagaaaataaaaatttaaccaatattgatattaataattttattaaaaaaaacaatggagcaaaaaaaaaaaaaaagttatttttaaaaaaggaaaacaTGAGCAATGTTGACACCTGTGTAGATGAAAATGACATTGGTAGTTTTAGCTTGTCAAGCAatgttaaaaatgatgtgagtaaaaatgaaaatttgaTGAAAGAGGATAAGAcagaaatggaaaatagGGAAGTAggtaaaaaagaatatgaagatagtaaaataataaagactAATGAATTgaacaaaaatgaaaaaacgaaaaaagaATGGAATAAGAATAAGAATGATGATGAATGTGTCATTAATGATGAGAATTGTGATagagaaaatattttaagaaaaagtattggttgtataaaaaataaaaataatagttatGGTGGAGCAGAAGAATACAATAAAGATAATTATACTATCAATTTTTCGGATGATAATAAAGAGCAGCAtactaaaataataaattcagGTGGCGTTAAAATGAGTCAACATAATTTCAAGGGAAATagtaataacaatatacCCATATCtcaagaaataaaaagagaTGACAATAGTTGCGATAATTCGTTTCATAATTATAGTAATAGTtgtttttgtattaatGAAATTCATGGATGTAGAAATAATTCCGACGAagttgaaaataatgagaTCGTAGAAAATAGTGTACATGGAGATATGACAGGCAACTTATCAGATGACATGGTAAACAATTCGGGTGCTAGTTATACCAGCGTTGATCATGGGAAAGTGACTAGAAAGGATGGATTAATTGAGTCgaacattttaaataatgaaacatATGTACAAATTGATAATCAAGAAGATATACAGTtagataaatttttaaataatgatattgaAATGTGTAAGTCtatttatagaaatattagtgatagcatatataaaaagaagatagagaattttattatgataaGAAGTAgtctatataaatatatgaattgtTTAAATGTTCTTGGAATAAggtatattaataataatgaaatacgTAATATTGATGAGTTGTATAATAAGAATACACCATtagattttaaaaaaacatatacaaAAGTTCGCAAAGATATTTTACATcctttgaaaaataatatattagaaaaaaatatatacataaatttaaaaaaagaaacaagtagttattataaagaaatgaaaatatataatgattgTTACATGCTAttcgattttattttaaaaaaatatgacaataatgcaaaaaaatgtaataaaagAGTTGAATACTacattgataaaaatacatttctATGCATGTGTGCagatatgaaaataaataaaataattgaaaacATCGAAATACCTGCAAGTACTTTCAATAGTTTATTCGAAGGAAATAAAAGTTCTCACGAAAATGAAATGTACCAAATTGTtagtaaaatttttaaaggtAAGAATGCAGATGTAGATAAAtcgaaaaaagaaaaagagcAAGATGGGGATTTTAATATTCAGAAAAATTGTTCAAATAATTCCTGTCTTTCTAATGCAAACAATGATGGAAATGATAATTCAttaaatcattattataaacaaaattgcaaaaaggaagaaacaaaaataagcaaattttctttattacgTTCTAAGAGAGAGAGTttgacaaaaaataataaatcaacaaaaaataatgaaaaaattgggTGTAAGAAAAATACCACAAATAAGAAAATCAGAAACGGAAAAAGAAGTAGCAACCGTAATAGTTTCATtagtgataataataatcataGTAGTATTGTcagcaataataataatgataataattattattcatcTATATTTTGCCCATTTTCCTTAGTCTCAACTTCAAcaaatttgataaatttcAATATGATTGGGCATAACAGTATGAAGTATAagagcaaaaaaaaaaaaaaaatgaatatctATGATTTGGAATACTTATATACGAGACAAGTATTTTTtagcaaatatattaacaaaaatcAAGGTTTAACACttattgatttttttttattaatgcaACAAATAGCTCTTTTAATATTCCCATATATTAGTCAAGATTATGCTTGTAATGGTATACAGTCTTATAACTGCATACTTTTTGATGAATTAAACAATggagaaaataatataagtgGAAATGAAACTAATGTTAAAGGCGTaaataatatcaaaaaagATGGCAAGagtattaaaaagaaaGGAGAGAATGACCAAGATAATAgcaattatttgaaaaaaggaaataaaagcCATATTACAAATTTACCAAAAACTAGTACTAAAGATGGGCAGGAAAAAAgccaaataataaatgagcacttaaaagaagaaaacGATAGAACAAATTACAATTCAACACATATGGaggacaaaaaaaaacataattatacatggcataaaaatgtttgtAGTAATATCTATAATTTGTATGGATATGTTCAAATTAATATCAACCCtgctataaaaaatatgtgtatggaaacatttttaaattttgtttttaacaaatattCAATATCATATccttaa
- a CDS encoding dynein light chain, putative — protein MKSQIINSLMTLFNNELKENLLKSRNKEEITNTVSNLIKNNIKAITSNRYKVVIEILLNENKGQGINVSTRLFYNNQSDFFFKKFIENETHYCFIVVYLIHV, from the exons ATGAAGTcacaaattattaattcttTAATGACACTATTTAATAACGAATTGAAAGAAAACTTACTAAAATCAAGAAACAAAGAAGAGATTACTAATACCGTTTCGAATcttattaaaaacaatataaaag CTATAACATCAAATAGATACAAAGTTGTCATTGAGATACTTCTTAACGAAAATAAAGGACAAGGCATTAA TGTTAGTACAAGGCTTTTCTATAACAATCAGtctgattttttttttaaaaaattcattgagaat GAAACacattattgttttatagTTGTTTATCTAATTCACGTATAA